A single genomic interval of Camelina sativa cultivar DH55 chromosome 11, Cs, whole genome shotgun sequence harbors:
- the LOC104723554 gene encoding condensin-2 complex subunit D3-like isoform X1: MDEELLLTRIITGIEAGGEDDESHYQDLVTDLKSLLDTDDDEFLNRFYGSLSSVASSFLRCISAAMDSPIESGRLAILASDAYLSLLLSTNCPVFTFFSPIAFLSLLGSIRRYLKRRNRDDSAGQGSNSQREKGNKKKRSRGKRNLGYEDDGGETEEGGFDAKLLFRVLERLGSVLSFVHLDRFPDSLKSLVQTVSEIPLSALEHSGFLNYDRLMDMCGKILGGVLSSDHGDMALTAAEISKSLTPLLLMGKHQARSFALGFVSRKLMGLAKDNSELKKVVSNLPKFLVHKSPEKAEPRGFAVEAILEIVKAMEVEDQSDFVDFLMKMCQGKSNYRILAVDLIPLLISSLGNPLGVIGSEDGSIDSWGLSCLDALLKRCSDTNALIRARALSNLAQVVGFLSGDARSRSILKHALGFNGETSEGKGVVTDLLKKRCVDEKAAVRRAALLLVTKLTSLMGGCFDGSILKTMGTSCSDPLISIRKAAISALSEAFRICTDEIVTTEWLHSVPRMIMDNETSIQEECENVFHELVLERILRAGNVLSPDSASLPNNGNTTSKNLDRDIEALFPEGVLVLLRELCNSEVSPWVTKICGSLGKKKRLKPRVAFALQSIIKESESLWLSRSMPINKWTAPAGAWFLLSEVSVYLPKSVEWEFLHHHWQLLDKNDVQGLDEQGDEQGVECNSSTWAGDRVCLLQTISNVSLQLPAEPAADLADNLLKKIEKFNLHSAEVDAHVKALKTLCKKKACASEESDMLVKKWVEQLLSKASKVTEKYIEGVSSNNHSFVTPATLGSRRSKRLDSVSKKLSKVVTAVYTIGSCVIIYPSADTTKIVPLLHTVITSGNSDSKLKNKLPQGDVCLKQKAPPLYSQSWLTMAKMCLADGKLAKRYIPLFAQELEKSDCAALRNNLVVAMTDFCVHYTAMIECYIPKITKRLRDPCEVVRRQTFILLSRLLQRDYVKWRGVLFLRFLLSLVDESEKIRRLADFLFGSILKVKAPLLAYNSFVEAIYVLNDCHAHTGHNNPDSKQSKTKDQAFSVRGNDERARSKRMQIYITLLKQMAPEHLLATFAKLCAEILAAASDGMLNIEDVTGQAVLQDAFQILACKEIRLSVSRGASSETVEMEEEGGDSNAAAAKGRAITQAVRKGLIQNTIPIFIELKRLLESKNSPLTGSLMDCLRVLLKDYKNEIEEMLVADKQLQKELIYDMQKHEAAKARSMANQGVACGTSRGNGEPEEPATSENVRDSGLESRVVAAAADAVAAKAARSVLKEINGGAATPPLSAMSVPKLRSCRGGIQSGRPSADVLESLRRRPTFMSDDES; the protein is encoded by the exons ATGGATGAGGAGCTTTTGCTTACTAGAATCATCACAGGAATCGAAGCAGGAGGAGAAGACGATGAATCTCACTACCAAGACCTCGTCACAGATCTCAAATCTCTACTTGATACAGACGACGATGAATTTCTCAATCGATTCTACGGCAGCCTCTCTTCCGTGGCTTCTTCGTTTCTCCGCTGCATCTCCGCCGCCATGGATTCGCCGATTGAATCAGGCCGTCTCGCTATTTTAGCCTCCGACGCGTATCTCAGTCTCCTTCTTTCAACGAATTGCCCcgttttcactttcttctctcCGATTGCGTTTCTCTCTCTACTGGGCTCAATCCGCCGCTACCTCAAACGCCGTAACCGTGACGATTCGGCTGGTCAAGGGAGTAATTCGCAGCGGGAGAAagggaataagaagaagagaagtcgCGGTAAGAGAAACCTAGGGTATGAAGATGATGGGGGTGAGACTGAAGAAGGTGGATTCGATGCGAAATTGCTGTTTAGAGTGCTCGAGCGATTAGGCTCGGTTCTTAGTTTTGTTCATTTAGATAGATTTCCAGATAGTTTGAAATCTTTGGTGCAGACTGTGAGTGAGATTCCTCTATCGGCGTTAGAACACTCTGGGTTTTTGAATTATGATCGGTTGATGGATATGTGTGGGAAGATTCTGGGTGGTGTGTTAAGTTCTGACCATGGAGATATGGCACTCACGGCGGCTGAGATTTCTAAGTCTTTGACACCGTTGCTTCTTATGGGTAAACATCAAGCGAGAAGCTTTGCGTTAGGTTTTGTGTCAAGGAAATTGATGGGTTTGGCTAAAGATAACTCTGAATTGAAAAAAGTTGTTTCTAATTTGCCCAAGTTTTTGGTTCATAAGTCACCTGAGAAGGCCGAGCCGCGTGGATTCGCAGTGGAGGCGATATTGGAGATAGTAAAGGCAATGGAGGTTGAGGACCAATCAGactttgttgattttttaatgAAGATGTGTCAAGGGAAGtctaattatagaatattagcTGTTGATCTTATACCTCTGTTGATAAGCTCATTAGGAAATCCTTTAGGAGTTATTGGTTCAGAGGATGGGTCGATAGATTCTTGGGGATTAAGTTGTCTTGATGCGTTACTTAAGCGGTGTTCAGACACGAATGCTTTAATTAGAGCTCGAGCTTTGTCCAACTTGGCTCAAGTCGTGGGGTTCTTGTCTGGTGATGCAAGGAGCAGGTCGATCCTGAAACATGCCCTTGGGTTTAACGGCGAGACTTCAGAGGGAAAAGGGGTAGTAACTGACCTTTTGAAGAAAAGATGTGTGGATGAGAAAGCGGCTGTAAGGAGAGCAGCTCTTCTTCTTGTGACAAAATTGACTTCCCTTATGGGTGGTTGCTTCGATGGTAGTATCCTAAAGACAATGGGTACTTCTTGTTCTGATCCGCTCATAAGTATTAGAAAGGCTGCAATTTCAGCTCTTTCTGAG GCCTTTAGAATATGTACAGATGAAATTGTGACCACTGAATGGTTACATTCAGTTCCTCGAATGATCATGGATAATGAAACTAGCATCCAAGAAGAATGCGAGAATGTCTTTCATGAATTAGTTCTGGAAAGAATATTACGAGCTGGAAATGTGCTTTCTCCAGACAGTGCTTCTCTCCCTAACAACGGGAACACTACCTCAAAAAATCTAGACAGAGACATAGAAGCCTTGTTTCCAGAAGGTGTCCTGGTTCTCTTAAGGGAGCTTTGCAACAGCGAGGTTTCTCCTTGGGTTACGAAAATATGTGGAAGTTTGGGAAAGAAGAAGCGACTAAAACCAAGAGTTGCCTTTGCGCTCCAGAGTATCATAAAGGAATCTGAATCACTGTGGTTGAGTCGTTCAATGCCAATAAATAAATGGACCGCTCCTGCTGGTGCTTGGTTCCTTCTATCAGAGGTTTCAGTGTATCTTCCAAAGTCTGTCGAATGGGAATTTCTTCACCATCATTGGCAGTTGCTTGACAAGAATGATGTGCAAG GGCTAGATGAACAAGGTGACGAACAGGGTGTCGAGTGTAACTCTTCTACATGGGCTGGCGATCGAGTTTGTCTTTTGCAAACAATCTCCAATGTTTCCCTTCAGCTGCCAGCAGAGCCTGCTGCAGACCTGGCTGACAATTTGCTGAAGAAAATCGAAAAGTTTAACCTCCATTCTGCTGAG GTCGATGCACATGTTAAAGCATTAAAAACTTTGTGCAAAAAGAAGGCATGCGCCTCTGAGGAGTCTGATATGCTTGTCAAGAAGTGGGTAGAACAACTTTTATCTAAGGCATCTAAGGTCACTGAGAAGTACATCGAGGGGGTCTCTAGTAATAATCACTCTTTTGTTACACCAGCAACACTCGGAagtagaagaagcaagagactGGATTCTGTGTCCAAGAAGTTATCAAAAGTAGTCACAGCAGTATATACCATTGGATCTTGTGTCATTATATATCCTTCTGCTGACACCACCAAAATTGTTCCGTTGTTACATACTGTCATCACTTCAGGAAATTCTGACTCAAAGCTGAAAAACAAATTGCCACAAGGTGATGTTTGCTTGAAACAAAAAGCTCCTCCTCTCTACAGTCAGTCTTGGTTGACCATGGCGAAGATGTGTTTGGCTGATGGGAAGCTTGCTAAAAGATATATCCCTCTCTTTGCACAG GAGCTTGAAAAGAGTGATTGTGCAGCCTTGCGTAACAACCTTGTAGTGGCAATGACAGACTTTTGTGTTCATTATACAGCCATGATTGAGTG TTACATACCAAAGATTACAAAACGTCTTCGGGATCCTTGTGAAGTTGTTAGAAGGCAGACCTTCATACTTCTCTCAAGGTTATTACAG AGAGACTACGTGAAGTGGAGAGGAGTCCTCTTCCTTCGGTTTCTTCTATCGCTAGTGGATGAATCTGAAAAGATACGCCGACTTGCAGACTTTTTATTTGGTAGCATCCTTAAAG TTAAGGCGCCACTTCTAGCTTACAACAGTTTCGTGGAAGCTATTTATGTCTTAAACGACTGCCATGCCCACACTGGCCATAATAATCCAGATTCTAAACAATCAAAAACTAAGGATCAAGCTTTTTCTGTCAG AGGGAATGATGAAAGGGCTAGGTCTAAAAGAATGCAGATTTACATTACTCTGCTTAAACAGATGGCTCCAGAACACCTATTGGCCACATTCGCCAAATTATGTGCAGAGATCCTCGCAGCTGCTTCTGATGGAATGCTTAACATAGAGGATGTCACTGGTCAGGCAGTCCTACAG GATGCATTTCAAATCTTGGCATGCAAAGAGATCCGCTTATCAGTTTCCAGAGGAGCATCGTCGGAGACAGtggagatggaggaagaaggTGGAGACTCCAATGCAGCTGCTGCGAAAGGAAGAGCCATAACGCAAGCTGTTAGAAAAGGTTTGATTCAGAACACCATTCCAATCTTCATTGAGCTCAAGAGGCTATTGGAGAGCAAGAACAGTCCTCTTACAGGTTCGCTCATGGACTGCCTCCGTGTCCTCCTCAAAGACTACAAGAACGAGATTGAAGAAATGCTCGTCGCTGACAAACAGCTTCAGAAAGAGCTTATTTACGATATGCAGAAGCACGAGGCTGCAAAGGCAAGGTCCATGGCTAACCAAGGGGTTGCCTGTGGGACGAGTCGTGGAAACGGTGAACCTGAAGAACCAGCAACAAGCGAGAATGTTAGAGATTCGGGATTGGAATCGAGAGTGGTTGCGGCGGCTGCTGATGCGGTGGCAGCGAAGGCGGCTAGGTCGGTGTTGAAAGAGATAAATGGTGGAGCTGCAACGCCACCTCTGAGTGCAATGAGTGTTCCAAAGCTAAGGTCGTGCCGTGGAGGTATCCAGAGTGGTCGACCATCGGCTGATGTGTTGGAGTCTTTGAGAAGAAGACCAACTTTCATGTCTGATGATGAGAGTTAG
- the LOC104723554 gene encoding condensin-2 complex subunit D3-like isoform X2, with product MDEELLLTRIITGIEAGGEDDESHYQDLVTDLKSLLDTDDDEFLNRFYGSLSSVASSFLRCISAAMDSPIESGRLAILASDAYLSLLLSTNCPVFTFFSPIAFLSLLGSIRRYLKRRNRDDSAGQGSNSQREKGNKKKRSRGKRNLGYEDDGGETEEGGFDAKLLFRVLERLGSVLSFVHLDRFPDSLKSLVQTVSEIPLSALEHSGFLNYDRLMDMCGKILGGVLSSDHGDMALTAAEISKSLTPLLLMGKHQARSFALGFVSRKLMGLAKDNSELKKVVSNLPKFLVHKSPEKAEPRGFAVEAILEIVKAMEVEDQSDFVDFLMKMCQGKSNYRILAVDLIPLLISSLGNPLGVIGSEDGSIDSWGLSCLDALLKRCSDTNALIRARALSNLAQVVGFLSGDARSRSILKHALGFNGETSEGKGVVTDLLKKRCVDEKAAVRRAALLLVTKLTSLMGGCFDGSILKTMGTSCSDPLISIRKAAISALSEAFRICTDEIVTTEWLHSVPRMIMDNETSIQEECENVFHELVLERILRAGNVLSPDSASLPNNGNTTSKNLDRDIEALFPEGVLVLLRELCNSEVSPWVTKICGSLGKKKRLKPRVAFALQSIIKESESLWLSRSMPINKWTAPAGAWFLLSEVSVYLPKSVEWEFLHHHWQLLDKNDVQDEQGDEQGVECNSSTWAGDRVCLLQTISNVSLQLPAEPAADLADNLLKKIEKFNLHSAEVDAHVKALKTLCKKKACASEESDMLVKKWVEQLLSKASKVTEKYIEGVSSNNHSFVTPATLGSRRSKRLDSVSKKLSKVVTAVYTIGSCVIIYPSADTTKIVPLLHTVITSGNSDSKLKNKLPQGDVCLKQKAPPLYSQSWLTMAKMCLADGKLAKRYIPLFAQELEKSDCAALRNNLVVAMTDFCVHYTAMIECYIPKITKRLRDPCEVVRRQTFILLSRLLQRDYVKWRGVLFLRFLLSLVDESEKIRRLADFLFGSILKVKAPLLAYNSFVEAIYVLNDCHAHTGHNNPDSKQSKTKDQAFSVRGNDERARSKRMQIYITLLKQMAPEHLLATFAKLCAEILAAASDGMLNIEDVTGQAVLQDAFQILACKEIRLSVSRGASSETVEMEEEGGDSNAAAAKGRAITQAVRKGLIQNTIPIFIELKRLLESKNSPLTGSLMDCLRVLLKDYKNEIEEMLVADKQLQKELIYDMQKHEAAKARSMANQGVACGTSRGNGEPEEPATSENVRDSGLESRVVAAAADAVAAKAARSVLKEINGGAATPPLSAMSVPKLRSCRGGIQSGRPSADVLESLRRRPTFMSDDES from the exons ATGGATGAGGAGCTTTTGCTTACTAGAATCATCACAGGAATCGAAGCAGGAGGAGAAGACGATGAATCTCACTACCAAGACCTCGTCACAGATCTCAAATCTCTACTTGATACAGACGACGATGAATTTCTCAATCGATTCTACGGCAGCCTCTCTTCCGTGGCTTCTTCGTTTCTCCGCTGCATCTCCGCCGCCATGGATTCGCCGATTGAATCAGGCCGTCTCGCTATTTTAGCCTCCGACGCGTATCTCAGTCTCCTTCTTTCAACGAATTGCCCcgttttcactttcttctctcCGATTGCGTTTCTCTCTCTACTGGGCTCAATCCGCCGCTACCTCAAACGCCGTAACCGTGACGATTCGGCTGGTCAAGGGAGTAATTCGCAGCGGGAGAAagggaataagaagaagagaagtcgCGGTAAGAGAAACCTAGGGTATGAAGATGATGGGGGTGAGACTGAAGAAGGTGGATTCGATGCGAAATTGCTGTTTAGAGTGCTCGAGCGATTAGGCTCGGTTCTTAGTTTTGTTCATTTAGATAGATTTCCAGATAGTTTGAAATCTTTGGTGCAGACTGTGAGTGAGATTCCTCTATCGGCGTTAGAACACTCTGGGTTTTTGAATTATGATCGGTTGATGGATATGTGTGGGAAGATTCTGGGTGGTGTGTTAAGTTCTGACCATGGAGATATGGCACTCACGGCGGCTGAGATTTCTAAGTCTTTGACACCGTTGCTTCTTATGGGTAAACATCAAGCGAGAAGCTTTGCGTTAGGTTTTGTGTCAAGGAAATTGATGGGTTTGGCTAAAGATAACTCTGAATTGAAAAAAGTTGTTTCTAATTTGCCCAAGTTTTTGGTTCATAAGTCACCTGAGAAGGCCGAGCCGCGTGGATTCGCAGTGGAGGCGATATTGGAGATAGTAAAGGCAATGGAGGTTGAGGACCAATCAGactttgttgattttttaatgAAGATGTGTCAAGGGAAGtctaattatagaatattagcTGTTGATCTTATACCTCTGTTGATAAGCTCATTAGGAAATCCTTTAGGAGTTATTGGTTCAGAGGATGGGTCGATAGATTCTTGGGGATTAAGTTGTCTTGATGCGTTACTTAAGCGGTGTTCAGACACGAATGCTTTAATTAGAGCTCGAGCTTTGTCCAACTTGGCTCAAGTCGTGGGGTTCTTGTCTGGTGATGCAAGGAGCAGGTCGATCCTGAAACATGCCCTTGGGTTTAACGGCGAGACTTCAGAGGGAAAAGGGGTAGTAACTGACCTTTTGAAGAAAAGATGTGTGGATGAGAAAGCGGCTGTAAGGAGAGCAGCTCTTCTTCTTGTGACAAAATTGACTTCCCTTATGGGTGGTTGCTTCGATGGTAGTATCCTAAAGACAATGGGTACTTCTTGTTCTGATCCGCTCATAAGTATTAGAAAGGCTGCAATTTCAGCTCTTTCTGAG GCCTTTAGAATATGTACAGATGAAATTGTGACCACTGAATGGTTACATTCAGTTCCTCGAATGATCATGGATAATGAAACTAGCATCCAAGAAGAATGCGAGAATGTCTTTCATGAATTAGTTCTGGAAAGAATATTACGAGCTGGAAATGTGCTTTCTCCAGACAGTGCTTCTCTCCCTAACAACGGGAACACTACCTCAAAAAATCTAGACAGAGACATAGAAGCCTTGTTTCCAGAAGGTGTCCTGGTTCTCTTAAGGGAGCTTTGCAACAGCGAGGTTTCTCCTTGGGTTACGAAAATATGTGGAAGTTTGGGAAAGAAGAAGCGACTAAAACCAAGAGTTGCCTTTGCGCTCCAGAGTATCATAAAGGAATCTGAATCACTGTGGTTGAGTCGTTCAATGCCAATAAATAAATGGACCGCTCCTGCTGGTGCTTGGTTCCTTCTATCAGAGGTTTCAGTGTATCTTCCAAAGTCTGTCGAATGGGAATTTCTTCACCATCATTGGCAGTTGCTTGACAAGAATGATGTGCAAG ATGAACAAGGTGACGAACAGGGTGTCGAGTGTAACTCTTCTACATGGGCTGGCGATCGAGTTTGTCTTTTGCAAACAATCTCCAATGTTTCCCTTCAGCTGCCAGCAGAGCCTGCTGCAGACCTGGCTGACAATTTGCTGAAGAAAATCGAAAAGTTTAACCTCCATTCTGCTGAG GTCGATGCACATGTTAAAGCATTAAAAACTTTGTGCAAAAAGAAGGCATGCGCCTCTGAGGAGTCTGATATGCTTGTCAAGAAGTGGGTAGAACAACTTTTATCTAAGGCATCTAAGGTCACTGAGAAGTACATCGAGGGGGTCTCTAGTAATAATCACTCTTTTGTTACACCAGCAACACTCGGAagtagaagaagcaagagactGGATTCTGTGTCCAAGAAGTTATCAAAAGTAGTCACAGCAGTATATACCATTGGATCTTGTGTCATTATATATCCTTCTGCTGACACCACCAAAATTGTTCCGTTGTTACATACTGTCATCACTTCAGGAAATTCTGACTCAAAGCTGAAAAACAAATTGCCACAAGGTGATGTTTGCTTGAAACAAAAAGCTCCTCCTCTCTACAGTCAGTCTTGGTTGACCATGGCGAAGATGTGTTTGGCTGATGGGAAGCTTGCTAAAAGATATATCCCTCTCTTTGCACAG GAGCTTGAAAAGAGTGATTGTGCAGCCTTGCGTAACAACCTTGTAGTGGCAATGACAGACTTTTGTGTTCATTATACAGCCATGATTGAGTG TTACATACCAAAGATTACAAAACGTCTTCGGGATCCTTGTGAAGTTGTTAGAAGGCAGACCTTCATACTTCTCTCAAGGTTATTACAG AGAGACTACGTGAAGTGGAGAGGAGTCCTCTTCCTTCGGTTTCTTCTATCGCTAGTGGATGAATCTGAAAAGATACGCCGACTTGCAGACTTTTTATTTGGTAGCATCCTTAAAG TTAAGGCGCCACTTCTAGCTTACAACAGTTTCGTGGAAGCTATTTATGTCTTAAACGACTGCCATGCCCACACTGGCCATAATAATCCAGATTCTAAACAATCAAAAACTAAGGATCAAGCTTTTTCTGTCAG AGGGAATGATGAAAGGGCTAGGTCTAAAAGAATGCAGATTTACATTACTCTGCTTAAACAGATGGCTCCAGAACACCTATTGGCCACATTCGCCAAATTATGTGCAGAGATCCTCGCAGCTGCTTCTGATGGAATGCTTAACATAGAGGATGTCACTGGTCAGGCAGTCCTACAG GATGCATTTCAAATCTTGGCATGCAAAGAGATCCGCTTATCAGTTTCCAGAGGAGCATCGTCGGAGACAGtggagatggaggaagaaggTGGAGACTCCAATGCAGCTGCTGCGAAAGGAAGAGCCATAACGCAAGCTGTTAGAAAAGGTTTGATTCAGAACACCATTCCAATCTTCATTGAGCTCAAGAGGCTATTGGAGAGCAAGAACAGTCCTCTTACAGGTTCGCTCATGGACTGCCTCCGTGTCCTCCTCAAAGACTACAAGAACGAGATTGAAGAAATGCTCGTCGCTGACAAACAGCTTCAGAAAGAGCTTATTTACGATATGCAGAAGCACGAGGCTGCAAAGGCAAGGTCCATGGCTAACCAAGGGGTTGCCTGTGGGACGAGTCGTGGAAACGGTGAACCTGAAGAACCAGCAACAAGCGAGAATGTTAGAGATTCGGGATTGGAATCGAGAGTGGTTGCGGCGGCTGCTGATGCGGTGGCAGCGAAGGCGGCTAGGTCGGTGTTGAAAGAGATAAATGGTGGAGCTGCAACGCCACCTCTGAGTGCAATGAGTGTTCCAAAGCTAAGGTCGTGCCGTGGAGGTATCCAGAGTGGTCGACCATCGGCTGATGTGTTGGAGTCTTTGAGAAGAAGACCAACTTTCATGTCTGATGATGAGAGTTAG
- the LOC109127625 gene encoding LOW QUALITY PROTEIN: kinesin-like protein KIN-13A (The sequence of the model RefSeq protein was modified relative to this genomic sequence to represent the inferred CDS: deleted 1 base in 1 codon), with amino-acid sequence MKLQAEVDRPGGSMIDNYVTQLSFSLCRKAAGLVSLQARLARFQHRLKEQEILSRKRVPR; translated from the exons ATGAAATTACAAGCGGAGGTGGATAGGCCAGGAGGGAGCATGATTGACAACTACGTTACACAATTGAGTTTTTCGTTGTGCCGTAAAGCAGCTGGACTCGTTAGCCTTCAAGCCCGTCTTGCTCGGTTCCAACACCGTCTGAAAGAACAAGAGATACTT AGCCGGAAGAGAGTTCCGCGCTAG
- the LOC104723555 gene encoding ubiquitin-like-specific protease ESD4, with translation MGAVAINRKRSEETFNFNFSPQSTNLLRNSPYFQASKKRRFSFGMSDEDSGKTHQASSSSKNPTVSRISRYPDAKAPLRREIHAPSRGVLRYGKAKSNGYCEKDGNFFLRKYDDAKRTALEALRSVKRDKEFVDLLSDDGEKEAVSEDSSVEEIEVVDCDDDDEDEEEKFVEVKKKKKKKKKKKKKDSSSSHGGVTTDVKKGNSLRVDDTSSMLDSLSLDRDANDASSLEAYKKLMQSAERRNSKLEALGFEILLNEKKLSQLRQSRPKPVEKRVEVPREPFIPLTEEEEAEVYRAFSGRNRRKVLATHENSNIDISGEILQCLTPSSWLNDEVINVYLELLKERETREPKKYLKCHFFNTFFYKKLVSDSGYNYKAVRRWTTQRKLGYALIDCDMIFVPVHRGVHWTLAVINNRDSKLLYLDSLNGVDPMILNALAKYMDDEAKEKSGKNIDVNSWDMEFVEDLPQQKNGYDCGMFMLKYIDFFSRGLGLCFSQEHMPYFRLRTAKEILRLRAD, from the exons ATGGGTGCCGTAGCGATCAATCGTAAGCGAAGCGAAGAAAccttcaatttcaatttcagtcCACAATCAACCAACCTTTTACGAAATTCTCCGTATTTCCAAGCCTCCAAGAAACGAAGATTCTCATTCGGTATGTCTGATGAAGATTCAGGTAAGACCCACcaagcttcttcgtcttcaaaaAACCCAACAGTTTCGAGGATTTCAAGGTACCCTGATGCTAAAGCTCCTCTTAGACGAGAGATTCATGCTCCCAGCAGAGGTGTTCTTAGATACGGGAAAGCTAAATCTAATGGTTATTGCGAAAAGGATGGTAATTTCTTTCTTCGTAAGTATGATGATGCAAAGAGGACAGCTTTGGAGGCTTTGAGATCTGTTAAGAGAGATAAAGAgtttgttgatttgttgagtgatgATGGTGAAAAGGAAGCTGTTTCTGAAGATTCCAGTGTTGAAGAAATTGAAGTTGttgattgtgatgatgatgatgaggatgaggaggagaagTTTGtagaggtgaagaagaagaagaagaagaagaagaagaagaagaagaaagattcttcttcttctcatggtGGTGTTACTACGGATGTTAAGAAAGGGAACAGCTTGAGAGTTGATGATACTAGTTCCATGCTGGATTCGTTGTCGTTAGATAGAGATGCGAATGATGCTTCGAGTCTTGAAGCTTATAAAAAGCTTATGCAAAGTGCGGAGAGGAGGAATTCGAAGTTGGAAGCTTtgggttttgagattttgttgaaTGAGAAGAAGTTGTCACAGCTGCGTCAGTCTCGCCCTAAGCCTGTGGAAAAACGTGTTGAG GTGCCTCGTGAACCTTTTATACCTCTcacagaggaggaagaggctGAAGTCTACCGTGCCTTTTCTGGGAGAAATAG AAGGAAGGTCTTGGCTACTCATGAGAACTCAAACATTGATATTAGTGGAGAAATTCTACAATGCCTTACACCTTCGTCATGGCTCAACGATGAG GTTATCAATGTCTACCTTGAACTGctcaaagaaagagaaaccaGAGAGCCCAAAAAGTATCTGAAATGTCATTTCTTCAACACCTTTTTCTACAAAAag CTGGTAAGCGATTCTGGTTATAATTATAAAGCTGTCAGGAGATGGACTACGCAGAGAAAGTTGGGATATGCTCTTATTGACTGTGACATG ATATTTGTTCCCGTCCACAGGGGTGTACATTGGACCTTGGCAGTAATTAACAACAGGGATAGCAAGCTCTTGTATCTTGATTCACTAAATGGAGTCGATCCTATGATTTTGAATGCTCTG gCAAAATACATGGACGACGAAGCGAAggaaaaaagtggaaaaaaCATTGATGTTAATTCGTGGGACATGGAATTTGTTGAAGACCTTCCCCAACAAAAGAATGG GTATGACTGTGGAATGTTTATGCTTAAATACATCGACTTTTTCAGTAGAGGCCTGGGGCTATGTTTCAGCCAG GAACACATGCCATACTTCCGACTAAGAACGGCTAAAGAGATCCTGAGACTGCGAGCCGACTGA